One Nostoc sp. UHCC 0302 DNA window includes the following coding sequences:
- a CDS encoding L-lactate dehydrogenase — protein MSKTSKVGIIGAGNVGADVANALVLLGRCVRVVLFDRTLSKAEGQVWDIEDSIPLLKEMEIIPSNQYEDLADSDIIIVTAGVQPKLGQTRLDTLSDNAEIIRSTIKELDRVAPNSIVIIISNPVDVLTRIAIATSTRAENLIFGSGTVLDTARLRYQLGKRLNVAKQDIHAYVIGEHGDSQFVVWSSAFIGGILLTEFPIPQGATLEQIQQEYAQLARKRGHNIFERKGNTSYGISTVICQLVDTILRDEKQIFPVSARADSNYGVGSEVVLGLPCIIGSTGIERQLLLSRNTHEQRLLEESANKLNEAHK, from the coding sequence ATGAGTAAAACATCTAAAGTCGGTATTATTGGTGCAGGTAATGTAGGTGCAGACGTTGCAAATGCTTTAGTTCTACTCGGTAGATGTGTAAGGGTTGTCCTTTTTGACCGAACCTTATCAAAAGCTGAAGGGCAAGTATGGGATATCGAAGACAGCATTCCCCTACTTAAAGAGATGGAGATCATACCATCAAATCAGTATGAAGATTTAGCTGATTCAGATATCATTATTGTGACTGCTGGGGTGCAGCCGAAACTTGGACAGACCCGATTAGATACATTGAGCGACAATGCAGAGATTATACGTTCGACAATCAAAGAATTGGATCGAGTTGCACCGAATTCAATCGTAATTATCATTAGCAATCCAGTGGATGTACTCACGCGGATTGCGATCGCTACTTCCACCAGAGCAGAAAACCTAATTTTCGGTTCCGGAACTGTTCTTGATACTGCTAGACTGAGATATCAGCTTGGAAAGCGACTGAATGTTGCAAAACAAGACATTCATGCTTATGTGATTGGAGAGCATGGAGACAGTCAATTTGTCGTTTGGTCTAGTGCATTTATTGGGGGAATTCTGTTAACAGAATTTCCTATACCACAAGGAGCAACGCTAGAACAAATTCAGCAAGAGTACGCACAGTTAGCTCGTAAACGAGGCCATAACATTTTTGAACGCAAAGGAAATACAAGCTATGGTATATCAACAGTAATTTGTCAGTTAGTTGATACCATCCTGCGAGATGAAAAGCAGATATTTCCAGTATCGGCCAGAGCAGATTCTAACTATGGAGTTGGCAGTGAAGTTGTTCTTGGACTTCCATGTATCATTGGCTCAACAGGTATTGAGCGCCAACTGTTGTTATCAAGAAATACTCATGAACAACGCTTATTAGAAGAATCAGCCAACAAACTCAATGAAGCCCATAAGTAG
- a CDS encoding mercuric reductase: protein MEVDTQHYDDIIIGGGKAGKTLAPALVADGRKTALVERSLNMIGGGCINIACIPTKTMVASANVANTVRNSAVYGVKANTPSVNLAEVIQRKRSVVQGMREMNLHNLETALGHELIIGTARFAAPKTIAVTTTEGNNRLLTAERLFINTGTRPLIPSIPGLTEVEFLTSESIMELEYLPEHLIVLGSGYIGLEFAQMFRRFGSGVTVIGQSEQILSQQDPDIAIAVQTLLERDGIEFLLKAKVLRVNRTGNETILQIQVGDREITLQGSHLLVAVGRAPNTDSLNLAAADVVTDTRGFIQVNDRLETNIPGIWALGDINGGPQYTHISLDDYRIIKANLIDGGNRSTRDRLVPSCLFIDPELAHVGLTETEAQQQGYAIRVAKVDASAVPRAKTLGKTDGLLKAIVDADTGRILGCSLLCHEAGEVISTVQMVMQAQMPYTVLRDGILTHPTMTEGLNILFSKL, encoded by the coding sequence ATGGAAGTAGACACTCAACACTATGACGACATTATTATCGGCGGTGGCAAGGCGGGTAAAACACTTGCACCAGCGTTAGTCGCTGACGGACGTAAAACCGCTCTGGTTGAACGCAGCTTAAACATGATTGGTGGCGGGTGCATTAATATTGCCTGCATTCCTACTAAAACTATGGTGGCGAGTGCCAATGTGGCAAATACAGTGCGAAACAGTGCCGTTTATGGTGTTAAAGCTAATACACCCAGCGTTAATTTAGCAGAGGTGATCCAACGAAAACGATCGGTTGTGCAAGGGATGCGTGAAATGAACTTGCACAATTTAGAAACTGCTTTGGGTCACGAACTGATCATTGGTACAGCCCGCTTTGCTGCTCCCAAAACGATCGCAGTAACGACAACTGAGGGGAACAATCGCTTACTTACCGCCGAACGCTTATTTATTAATACAGGCACACGACCGTTAATTCCATCCATTCCCGGACTCACAGAAGTTGAGTTTTTAACGAGTGAGTCGATTATGGAGCTAGAATACCTGCCTGAACACCTGATCGTTCTCGGTAGTGGCTATATTGGTTTAGAGTTTGCCCAGATGTTCCGGCGCTTTGGCTCTGGTGTTACTGTCATTGGGCAAAGTGAGCAAATCCTGTCACAGCAAGATCCAGATATAGCGATCGCAGTCCAAACATTGCTGGAACGAGATGGTATTGAATTCTTGTTGAAGGCGAAGGTGTTGAGGGTTAATCGCACTGGTAATGAAACCATTCTTCAAATCCAAGTTGGCGATCGTGAAATCACCCTCCAGGGGTCGCATTTGCTCGTCGCCGTTGGTCGTGCGCCCAATACCGATAGCTTAAATTTAGCTGCTGCTGATGTGGTAACTGATACACGCGGATTTATTCAAGTTAACGATCGCTTAGAGACGAATATTCCGGGGATTTGGGCGTTAGGCGACATCAACGGCGGCCCACAATACACTCATATATCGCTCGATGATTATCGCATTATCAAAGCTAATTTAATTGATGGGGGCAACCGTAGTACACGGGATCGATTGGTTCCATCGTGTCTGTTCATCGATCCAGAATTGGCTCATGTGGGTTTGACTGAAACTGAAGCACAGCAACAAGGATATGCTATCCGCGTGGCGAAGGTGGATGCGTCAGCTGTTCCTAGAGCGAAAACACTCGGTAAAACTGATGGGCTTCTCAAGGCGATCGTGGATGCAGATACAGGTCGTATTCTAGGGTGTTCCCTGTTGTGTCATGAAGCAGGTGAAGTGATTTCAACGGTGCAGATGGTGATGCAAGCTCAGATGCCGTACACCGTTCTACGCGATGGTATTTTGACTCATCCCACGATGACCGAAGGATTAAATATATTGTTTTCCAAGTTGTAA
- a CDS encoding cysteine hydrolase translates to MNINKNDTAVVVIDPQNDVLSEKGVSWDLVGESVKDNNTVENIERIFKAAKQNEFEVFISPHYYYPTDHNWKFAGNLEQMMLEVKEFDRRGALSLDGFLGSGADWLDRYKPFIEDGKTIVASPHKVYGPQTNDLVLQLRKRKISKVILLGMLANLCVEAHLRELLEQGFQVVVVKDATAAPRHPQLGDGYKAALINFGYIANAVLSTDEVLAAIK, encoded by the coding sequence ATGAACATCAACAAGAATGACACCGCAGTAGTCGTCATCGATCCGCAAAACGATGTCTTGAGCGAAAAAGGGGTTTCCTGGGATTTGGTGGGTGAGAGTGTTAAGGATAACAATACAGTCGAGAACATCGAGCGAATCTTCAAAGCCGCAAAGCAGAATGAATTCGAGGTTTTTATCTCCCCTCACTATTACTACCCCACCGATCATAATTGGAAATTTGCCGGCAACCTAGAGCAAATGATGCTTGAGGTTAAGGAGTTTGATCGCCGTGGCGCGTTAAGCCTTGATGGATTCTTGGGATCGGGTGCTGACTGGCTTGATCGCTACAAGCCCTTCATTGAGGATGGTAAGACGATTGTGGCCAGTCCCCACAAAGTCTATGGGCCGCAAACTAACGACCTCGTTTTGCAACTGCGTAAACGCAAGATCAGCAAAGTTATTCTACTTGGAATGTTGGCAAATCTTTGTGTTGAAGCTCACCTACGCGAATTGCTCGAACAGGGATTCCAAGTCGTTGTCGTCAAGGATGCAACAGCTGCTCCTCGACATCCGCAACTGGGTGATGGCTATAAGGCAGCACTGATCAACTTTGGGTATATCGCCAATGCAGTCCTTTCTACAGATGAAGTTCTAGCAGCAATCAAGTAA